GGGGAATCGACGAGGTGGTGCTCACCGGCGGCGGCGCGCGCAATCCCACCCTCGCGGGGCGGATCCGCGAGCTGCTGGCGCCGCTGCCTGTCACGGACGGGGCGGCCCTGGGCGTTGATGGAGACGCCAAGGAAGCGGTGGCCTTCGCCGTGCTGGCGTGGGCGCACCTGAACCGCATTCCCGCCAACGTCCCCGCCGCCACCGGCGCCGCCGGCCCGCGCGTGCTGGGCTCGTACACGCCCGGCGCCTGATCCGCATCACGGACACCATGCCGCTGACCCGTCCCACCCGCCCGCTGCTTCGCGCCGTCCGGGCCGCCTTTGCGGCGGCCGGGACGGCGGCGTTGGGCGCGTGCGCCGGGGCCGGGGCCGGGGGCGCGCCGGCGTACGGTCCGCGGCCGCTGGTAAACGACGTGGTGCGGCTGCTGGACGTGTCCGAGCCGTCGCCGGCGTACTACCGGGACCGCGCGCGGCTGGAGGTGCTGGGGCCGGAGCTGGACGCGGTACTCATCGGCCTGATCGAGGACGTGGGCGCGGACGAGGCGGTGCGCGCGAACGCCATCGTCCTCCTGGCGGACCGCCGCGCGCCGGGGTCCATGGACATCCTGCGCCGCCAGTTGGCCGCGAGCGCGTCGGACGCGGTTCGCGCCGCCGCCGCGCGCGGGCTGCAGAACTTTCTTCCCGACTCGTCCGGAGCACGCAACGCGCTGCGCGCCGCCGCGGGCGATCCGGCCGCCGTGGTGCGCCTGGTCGTCCTGCAGCGGCTGGACGTGGAGGACGCGCCGCTGGTGCGAGCCATTCTGCCGCGGGAAGAAAACGCGCAGGTGCGCACCATCGCCCAGCAGCTGCTGACCCTGCTGGAGGCGCGGGGCGCGTCGCTGGCCATGGACGAGCGCGGCGACCTGCGCACCACAGGCCCCGTGGACGGGCCGCGCATCGTGTTTCACGCCACTTGGGCCGATTCCGTGGCGCGGCTTCAGGCCGGCGCGCTCTGGGTGGAGATGCCCCGCGCGCAGCTGGTGCCGCTGGGCCAGCAGGTGGAGGTCGTCGCGGGGATCGTTCCCGGCTTCTTCGATCCCACGCGTTCCGTGGTCGTCTACGAGGCGGACCGCGAAATCCACATGCGCGACCTGCGGACGGGGACCACGCGGGCGATGGGGCGCGGGGTGGCGCCGCGCGTGGTGCCATTCACCGAGGAGTTCGTCTTCGTGCGCGAGGTGCTGGGCGCGCGCACGGTGGAGGGCGAGGGGCGCGTGCGCATCGAATACGAGGTGCTGCGCTCCTCCTTCAGCGGCGAGGAGCCGCGGGTGATCGGCCGGCTGATGGCCACGGCGCGCACGGAGGTGCGGGGCGGGGCGTCGCCGGTGCGGTGGATGGTGGTGGGCGAGGCGCGCGACGGCTTCATGCTGCGCGGGCCGGGGATCACCCCGTTCTCCCTCCCGGGGACGATGGATCAGGACGCGGGGCGCCCCTGAACGGGGGTGGATGGCAGAGGCCCGCCGCCCGTCCGGGCGAGGCTGGACCGGGGGTTGCGTCGGCACGGCCGGGGCGCGGGAGAGGGTCCGCGCTCCGGCCTTCGTTTTCGGCCAAGGCGCGGAGCGATGGCGGATGGGAAACCTGAAAATCGACGAGATGATGCAGAGCGATGGGCTGAACGTTGCGCGGCTGCTGCTGACGGTGGTGCGCTGGAGCGATGAAACCGGGTGGGAAGGCTTTCGCGCCTCGATCGAGCACGGGCTGGACGTGGGGATCGGCGGCTTCATCCTCTTTGGCGGTCCGGCGGACGCGGTGCGCGAACTGACGGCGGAACTGCACCGCCGCTCGCGCCATCCGCTGCTGATTGCCAGCGACCTGGAGCGCGGCGCGGGGCAGCAGTTCCGCGGCGGCACTCCGCTCCCTCCCGCCGCCGCCATCGGCTGGCTGGATGACGAGTCCATCACCGAGCACGCGGGCGAGCTGACGGCCCGCGAGGCGCGCGCCCTGGGCGTGAACTGGGTGTATGCGCCCGTGGCGGACGTGGACCTGGAGCCGGAAAACCCCATCATCGGCGTGCGCGCGTTCGGCGACGAGCCGGAAGCCGTCGCGCGGCACGTGGCGGCATGGGTGCGTGGATGCGCCCGCGGCGGCGCGCTCTCGTGCGCCAAGCACTTTCCCGGGCATGGGCGCACGCGCGGCGACTCGCACGTGGAAAAGCCGACCGTCCGCGTGTCCCGCGCGCAGCTGGAGGACGACCTGGCTCCGTTCCGCGCGTCCGTGGCGGCAAACGTGGATTCGATGATGACGGCGCACGTCGCCTATCCCGAGCTGGATCCGGAGGGCCGCCCGGCCACGCTGTCGCCGCGCATCCTGCAGACGCTGCTGCGCGAGGAGATGGCGTTCCGCGGCCTGGTGGTGACGGACGCCATCATCATGGAAGGATTGACGGAGGGCGGGAGCGAGGCGGAGGCTTCCGTGCGCGCCCTGGCCGCCGGCTGCGACGTCCTTCTGTATCCGCAGGACGCGGACGCCGTGATCGCCGAAGTGCTGGCGGCGATGGAGGATGGGCGCCTCCCCCGCGCCCGGGTGGAAGACGCGCTGCGCCGCACCGCCGAGGCCGCCGAGCGTGTGGCCGGCGTCGTCGAGGGCGCGTCGGTGGGCGGCGACGCGGACCGGCGCTGGGCGCTGGACATCGCGGTGCGTTCGCTGCGCGTGTGCCGCGGCCAGCCGTCTATCCCCGCCGGCCGCGTGCGGCTGGAAGAGGTGGAGGATGACCTGGGG
This sequence is a window from Longimicrobium terrae. Protein-coding genes within it:
- a CDS encoding glycoside hydrolase family 3 protein, coding for MGNLKIDEMMQSDGLNVARLLLTVVRWSDETGWEGFRASIEHGLDVGIGGFILFGGPADAVRELTAELHRRSRHPLLIASDLERGAGQQFRGGTPLPPAAAIGWLDDESITEHAGELTAREARALGVNWVYAPVADVDLEPENPIIGVRAFGDEPEAVARHVAAWVRGCARGGALSCAKHFPGHGRTRGDSHVEKPTVRVSRAQLEDDLAPFRASVAANVDSMMTAHVAYPELDPEGRPATLSPRILQTLLREEMAFRGLVVTDAIIMEGLTEGGSEAEASVRALAAGCDVLLYPQDADAVIAEVLAAMEDGRLPRARVEDALRRTAEAAERVAGVVEGASVGGDADRRWALDIAVRSLRVCRGQPSIPAGRVRLEEVEDDLGGPWPPYPRVAFPAALRAAGVELGDDGTPLIAVYSDIRAWKGRPGISAAARERVRELLAAHPDATVVLFSHPRLAGELPDARHLLACWGGEGIMQEAAVARLTGTAQGMVGLGGGLDR
- a CDS encoding HEAT repeat domain-containing protein, whose protein sequence is MPLTRPTRPLLRAVRAAFAAAGTAALGACAGAGAGGAPAYGPRPLVNDVVRLLDVSEPSPAYYRDRARLEVLGPELDAVLIGLIEDVGADEAVRANAIVLLADRRAPGSMDILRRQLAASASDAVRAAAARGLQNFLPDSSGARNALRAAAGDPAAVVRLVVLQRLDVEDAPLVRAILPREENAQVRTIAQQLLTLLEARGASLAMDERGDLRTTGPVDGPRIVFHATWADSVARLQAGALWVEMPRAQLVPLGQQVEVVAGIVPGFFDPTRSVVVYEADREIHMRDLRTGTTRAMGRGVAPRVVPFTEEFVFVREVLGARTVEGEGRVRIEYEVLRSSFSGEEPRVIGRLMATARTEVRGGASPVRWMVVGEARDGFMLRGPGITPFSLPGTMDQDAGRP